A DNA window from Paenibacillus andongensis contains the following coding sequences:
- a CDS encoding PIG-L deacetylase family protein, with amino-acid sequence MSEEKLSILAIGGHVGDAELTAGGVLASHFLKGDRIATLALTAGERGVPAGQDMAEYRVQKVNEAKTFAEMLGGEAFVFDDIPDGELQDNQEMRFRVCDVIRQVRPNVIITHWKNSMHKDHMTTHRIVNDARFFAALPTFERELPAHFAQRLYYAENWEDAVDYRPYVYVDYDQEAFDLWVKAVSTHWFVTGSKSFQYLEYYKHLMRVRGIEARKQYAQTFMIPEENMRVLKTEL; translated from the coding sequence ATGAGCGAGGAAAAATTATCGATATTAGCCATCGGTGGCCATGTTGGTGATGCCGAATTAACGGCAGGGGGCGTATTGGCAAGTCACTTTTTGAAAGGTGACCGTATTGCGACTCTGGCGCTGACAGCAGGTGAACGCGGCGTTCCGGCAGGACAAGATATGGCCGAATATCGTGTGCAGAAAGTGAATGAGGCGAAAACTTTTGCCGAGATGCTGGGCGGGGAAGCGTTCGTATTCGACGATATTCCTGACGGCGAGCTGCAAGATAACCAAGAAATGCGTTTTCGCGTATGCGATGTCATTCGTCAAGTTCGTCCGAACGTCATTATTACGCATTGGAAGAACAGCATGCACAAGGATCATATGACAACACACCGCATCGTCAATGACGCTCGCTTTTTTGCCGCGTTGCCGACATTTGAGCGGGAGCTTCCTGCCCATTTTGCGCAGAGATTGTATTATGCCGAGAACTGGGAAGATGCCGTTGACTATCGTCCGTATGTGTATGTCGACTACGACCAGGAAGCCTTTGATCTATGGGTGAAGGCGGTCTCCACGCACTGGTTCGTAACCGGCAGTAAGTCCTTCCAGTACCTGGAATACTATAAGCATCTGATGCGTGTCCGCGGAATTGAAGCCAGAAAGCAATATGCACAAACCTTCATGATTCCAGAAGAAAATATGCGTGTTCTCAAAACTGAATTATAA